From a single Okeanomitos corallinicola TIOX110 genomic region:
- a CDS encoding FAD-dependent oxidoreductase: MQQNFPSTPKNIVLIGGGHSHAITLKLFGHQPLVGVNLTLITPDQYTPYSGMLPGHIAGFYNYYQCHIDLQNLSKFANAQLCLDSVVELDLKNNKVFCANKKVIDFDLLSIDIGSTPAKLSVSGAAEYTIPAKPVPQFLKHWYKLQEIVTKNPQKPLSISIVGGGAGGVELAFSMLAGLQKLGCHQLDLHLWQRTGELMPNYHPSVRQIMQDILINKGVKLHLSETVCQVIKTEDNQLVIKSESGLIVNSNQVFWVTEASAAEWVKDSEIATDEKGFILVNDNLQSISHPHVFAAGDIATMINYHLPKAGVFAVRQGKPLYENLRRIILNKPLKPYNPQTEYLSLIGTGDGRAIATRGNFTLPPQRLIWYWKDWIDRRFMAQFDN, encoded by the coding sequence ATGCAGCAAAATTTCCCATCAACACCTAAAAATATAGTGCTAATTGGTGGCGGTCATAGTCATGCTATAACGTTAAAACTCTTTGGACATCAACCTTTAGTTGGAGTAAATTTAACCTTAATTACTCCAGATCAGTATACGCCATACTCTGGGATGTTACCCGGACATATTGCCGGATTTTATAATTATTATCAATGCCATATTGACTTGCAAAATTTAAGCAAATTTGCTAATGCTCAGTTGTGTCTTGATAGCGTTGTTGAACTGGATTTAAAAAATAACAAAGTATTTTGTGCTAATAAAAAAGTAATAGATTTTGATCTTCTCTCTATTGATATTGGTAGCACTCCGGCTAAATTGTCTGTATCAGGTGCGGCAGAATATACAATTCCGGCAAAACCAGTACCACAATTTTTAAAACATTGGTATAAATTACAGGAAATAGTTACTAAAAACCCCCAAAAACCCCTGAGTATTAGTATTGTTGGTGGTGGTGCTGGAGGTGTGGAATTGGCATTTTCAATGTTGGCAGGTTTACAAAAGTTGGGATGTCATCAATTAGATTTACATTTATGGCAAAGAACAGGGGAATTAATGCCCAATTATCACCCATCTGTCAGGCAAATTATGCAAGATATTTTAATTAATAAAGGTGTGAAATTACATTTAAGTGAAACAGTCTGTCAAGTTATCAAAACAGAAGATAATCAACTGGTAATTAAATCTGAATCTGGGTTAATTGTTAATTCCAATCAAGTATTTTGGGTGACAGAAGCATCAGCAGCAGAATGGGTAAAAGATTCGGAAATTGCTACAGATGAAAAAGGTTTTATTTTAGTTAATGATAACTTACAATCTATTAGTCATCCTCATGTTTTTGCAGCCGGTGATATTGCGACAATGATTAATTATCACTTACCAAAAGCTGGTGTTTTTGCGGTACGTCAAGGTAAACCACTGTATGAAAATTTGCGAAGAATTATTTTAAATAAACCACTCAAACCTTACAACCCACAAACAGAATATTTAAGTTTAATTGGTACTGGTGATGGACGCGCAATAGCTACCAGAGGGAATTTTACTTTACCACCCCAGCGACTAATTTGGTATTGGAAAGATTGGATTGATAGACGTTTTATGGCACAGTTTGACAATTAA
- a CDS encoding pentapeptide repeat-containing protein, with protein sequence MSAKKTDKTLYWLITIIVILALSLILIVFASTNIEKLSLQQQISNKHQLLTTTGIVFLGVAVIIHVYYTAKRTQAIEKNAITAEKNLAVNIENTKLTQERLITERFIGGIAQLGHDKVETRIGAIYALERIAQDFPQEHWTIMQVLTAFVRENAPIQIERKIQKPEDFTAIDFGKNRERVRRQQQGNYVLSLEYFQLRTDIQAALTAIGRRNFHQDRENQKLDLRNTDIRKVDLAGAKLQGVDLRGSDLSGADLRSVDFSGANLESAKFISAILYEANLFKANLRGANLSRANLNLANLYGVNLRSGNLFGASLRSANLQTANLYKANLKQVILKAADLSGAKLFLVNLQGAKLGKTKLRFAGLIAANLQGANLNGANLQGANLNAAKLQKADIYFANLSEASLTEADLRDANLVGANLSGATLEEADLSSANLMGANLSGADLGDVKLMGAILTGVKNLDSEQIITALGDCNTRLPDYLEVPANWLESE encoded by the coding sequence ATGTCTGCTAAAAAGACAGACAAAACTTTGTATTGGTTGATCACCATCATTGTTATTTTAGCTCTGTCCTTAATACTGATTGTCTTCGCATCTACTAATATTGAGAAGTTATCACTTCAACAGCAAATATCCAATAAACATCAACTATTAACTACTACGGGCATAGTTTTTCTAGGTGTAGCGGTGATCATTCATGTTTATTATACAGCTAAACGAACTCAAGCAATAGAAAAAAATGCCATTACAGCAGAAAAAAATCTAGCAGTTAATATTGAAAATACCAAACTCACCCAAGAAAGACTAATTACAGAACGTTTTATTGGTGGTATTGCTCAGTTAGGACATGATAAGGTAGAAACCCGCATTGGGGCAATTTATGCCTTAGAAAGAATTGCTCAAGATTTCCCTCAAGAACATTGGACAATTATGCAAGTTCTCACTGCATTTGTCCGCGAAAATGCACCTATACAAATAGAGAGAAAAATTCAAAAACCGGAGGATTTTACAGCGATTGATTTTGGTAAAAATCGGGAACGGGTACGTCGTCAACAGCAAGGAAATTATGTTTTATCATTAGAATATTTTCAACTGCGGACAGATATTCAAGCCGCTTTAACTGCGATTGGTAGACGCAATTTTCATCAAGATCGAGAAAACCAAAAGTTAGATTTACGTAATACTGATATCAGAAAAGTAGATTTAGCAGGTGCTAAATTACAAGGTGTAGATTTAAGGGGTTCTGATTTATCTGGAGCAGATTTGCGCTCAGTAGATTTTAGCGGAGCAAATTTAGAAAGTGCTAAGTTTATTTCTGCAATTCTCTATGAAGCTAACTTATTTAAGGCTAATTTACGAGGAGCTAATTTAAGTCGAGCTAATCTTAATTTGGCTAATTTATATGGTGTGAATTTGCGCTCAGGTAATTTATTTGGTGCAAGTTTACGTTCAGCTAATTTACAAACTGCTAACTTGTATAAAGCGAATTTAAAACAAGTAATTCTCAAAGCGGCTGATCTTTCTGGTGCTAAGTTATTTCTGGTTAATTTACAAGGGGCAAAATTAGGGAAAACAAAGTTACGTTTTGCTGGTTTAATTGCTGCCAATTTACAAGGTGCAAATCTCAATGGTGCAAATCTCCAAGGTGCTAATTTGAATGCTGCTAAATTACAAAAGGCAGATATTTATTTTGCTAATCTGAGTGAAGCTAGTTTAACAGAAGCTGATTTGCGTGACGCTAATTTAGTTGGTGCTAATCTTTCTGGTGCAACTCTGGAAGAAGCTGATCTTTCCAGTGCAAACCTCATGGGTGCTAATTTATCTGGTGCTGATTTAGGTGATGTGAAACTCATGGGGGCAATTTTAACAGGGGTAAAAAACCTTGATTCTGAACAAATAATTACGGCTTTGGGTGATTGTAACACCCGCCTCCCTGATTACCTAGAAGTACCAGCTAACTGGCTCGAATCTGAGTAA
- a CDS encoding pentapeptide repeat-containing protein has protein sequence MLVVKIIPWMLEIKDLFQNNQINYRHEHQLMKVINRVESNNLEASLSAINELEDLAKNNPQYHWIIMNMLSNFIRKNAVNLISEEAHHRQIIQAAVTVIINRDINKDPENEQIDLSHTDLRGLNLKSANLENTNLYKANLSQANLDNANLSFAILSAANLSGANLKRVNLSGAILSAANLNGSNLTGANLHRANLYLASLKNAVLNDVILAGANLREANFN, from the coding sequence ATGTTAGTAGTCAAAATCATTCCTTGGATGCTGGAAATTAAAGATTTATTCCAAAATAATCAAATTAATTACCGTCATGAGCATCAATTAATGAAAGTTATAAACAGAGTAGAAAGTAATAACTTAGAAGCCAGCTTATCTGCTATTAATGAATTAGAGGACTTAGCAAAAAACAATCCACAATACCACTGGATAATCATGAATATGCTAAGTAATTTTATTAGAAAAAATGCAGTTAATCTAATTTCAGAAGAAGCACATCATCGGCAAATAATTCAAGCAGCAGTTACAGTAATTATCAACCGAGATATAAACAAAGATCCAGAAAATGAACAGATTGATTTAAGTCATACTGACTTACGAGGACTAAATTTAAAAAGTGCCAACTTAGAAAATACTAATCTTTATAAAGCTAATTTATCACAGGCAAATCTAGATAACGCTAATTTATCATTTGCTATCCTTAGTGCAGCTAACCTCAGCGGTGCTAACCTCAAGCGTGTTAACCTTTCAGGTGCTATTCTCAGTGCAGCTAACTTGAACGGGAGTAATCTTACTGGTGCTAATTTACATCGAGCTAATTTGTATTTAGCGAGTTTGAAAAATGCTGTTTTAAATGATGTAATTTTGGCAGGAGCAAATCTGAGAGAAGCTAATTTTAATTAG
- a CDS encoding S8 family peptidase, giving the protein MIKFDIAETLNSSNQLNIAPTDSINSFQTAVDSSLSFKNHSSLPSDAKEEPIFNTNSYNFNNGYGLVNAGKAVSTVTGESPYVDAPPLGGNNWGADLVKAPTAWQNGYTGQGIIVAVLDTGVDYNHNDLNSNIWINTKEIAGNGIDDDGNGFVDDVRGWNFDGNNNNVLDDESHGTHVAGTIAAKNDGNGVTGIAYNSQIMAVKVLDENGSGSYSNIANGVRYAVDNGANVINLSLGGNSGNNTLKSAIEYASNKGVIVVMAAGNEGASQPSYPARYANDFGIAVGAVNQSNQFTDFSNRSGSQEIKYVTAPGEDIYSTVPNNKYATYSGTSMAAPHVAGVVALMLSANPNLTDSQVRDIIVNTSENTTNPQQPQQPNQPSNPSPSPFPFPFPIDLLPFGLINIGAILPNIGAGFPDIGSGFPIGFDTQSNMQLPPIVISVGENNLGLKFGGIETKTPQIENFSYYSGSDEMWELRYYDSNVNNSLVKEEIEKYDADRFL; this is encoded by the coding sequence ATGATCAAATTTGATATTGCCGAAACTTTGAACTCCTCAAATCAACTCAATATTGCACCTACAGATTCCATTAATTCTTTTCAGACAGCGGTGGATAGTAGTTTAAGTTTTAAAAATCATAGCAGCTTACCATCAGATGCAAAAGAAGAACCTATTTTTAACACTAATAGCTACAATTTCAACAATGGTTATGGTTTAGTAAATGCCGGAAAAGCAGTCAGTACAGTAACAGGTGAAAGTCCTTATGTAGATGCTCCTCCATTGGGTGGAAATAATTGGGGTGCGGATTTAGTAAAAGCTCCCACTGCTTGGCAAAATGGATATACAGGACAGGGAATTATCGTTGCTGTTTTAGATACTGGAGTTGACTATAATCACAACGATTTAAATAGTAATATCTGGATTAATACAAAAGAGATTGCAGGTAATGGGATTGATGATGATGGTAATGGTTTTGTTGACGATGTGAGAGGTTGGAACTTTGATGGTAATAATAATAATGTTTTAGATGATGAAAGTCATGGAACTCATGTGGCTGGAACTATTGCTGCTAAAAATGATGGCAATGGTGTGACAGGTATTGCTTATAATTCTCAAATTATGGCAGTGAAAGTATTAGATGAAAATGGTTCAGGTTCTTACTCAAATATCGCTAATGGTGTTCGTTACGCTGTAGATAATGGTGCTAATGTTATTAACCTGAGTTTAGGTGGTAACTCTGGTAATAATACCCTCAAATCAGCCATTGAATATGCCAGTAATAAGGGTGTAATTGTAGTTATGGCAGCAGGTAATGAGGGAGCTTCTCAACCATCTTATCCTGCTCGTTATGCGAATGATTTCGGTATTGCTGTAGGTGCAGTTAATCAAAGTAATCAATTCACAGATTTTTCTAACCGTTCTGGTTCTCAAGAAATCAAATATGTCACCGCACCAGGTGAAGATATTTACTCTACAGTTCCTAATAATAAATATGCCACTTATAGCGGTACTTCCATGGCTGCTCCCCATGTTGCTGGGGTAGTGGCATTGATGCTAAGTGCTAATCCTAATTTAACAGATAGCCAAGTGCGGGATATAATTGTTAACACATCTGAAAACACTACAAACCCTCAACAACCTCAACAACCTAATCAACCTTCCAATCCTTCACCTTCTCCGTTTCCATTTCCATTTCCGATTGATTTATTACCTTTTGGTTTAATTAATATAGGTGCAATTTTGCCGAATATTGGCGCAGGATTTCCTGATATTGGTTCAGGTTTTCCTATCGGTTTTGACACACAATCAAATATGCAATTACCACCAATTGTTATTTCTGTTGGTGAGAATAATTTAGGGTTGAAATTTGGTGGTATTGAAACTAAAACGCCGCAGATAGAAAATTTCAGTTATTACAGTGGTAGTGATGAGATGTGGGAGTTGCGTTATTATGATAGTAATGTCAATAATTCTTTAGTTAAAGAAGAAATAGAAAAATATGATGCTGATAGATTTTTGTAA